ATAGAACTGGGGCGAGGCGCCGGACGCCCACGAGAAGGCAGGAGCGAGAAAGACAGCGACGGCGGCGCCTGCCGCCGGGAGAGCCAGCCGAGACCTGGGAATGGGCATGGACACTGCGGTTCTCCTGGTCAGGGGGGGGAAGGCCGCCGTCGCGGCTGACCTTCAGTGGCAACTGGGGCGCCGCATCAACATTGAGCGCTCATTCATTTCATGCAAGGCAATATACGATTCTACTAGCCTTGTCAAGAACAATCCTTGAGGGGCTGGGAGCCGATAAGCCGATCGGTGACCGCAGGGATGGTGGTGGACCGCCCTCACGAGGGTGAGGCCAACGTCGCCGATCGGGCAAGGTGGGGAAGCAGGTGGGGGGCGGGATGGCAGGGCGAGAGGAACCGAGGCGACCGGGCCGCCAGGGGAGGAAGGCTCCTGGCGGCCCGGTGTCACGGGGGAGGGCAGATCAGGACAGGCAGGCGCCGTCTTGCACCAGGATGGTGCGGCCAGCGTAACGGCATGCGTCGGGATTGTGGGTCACCATGATTACCGTCTGGCCCTCCTGGTTCAGCCCTTGGAGCAGGGCCATGATCTCGCCGGCGGTACGGCTGTCCAGGTTGCCGGTGGGCTCGTCGGCCAGCAAAATAGGCGGCCGGTTGACGATGGCGCGGGCAATGGCCACCCGCTCCTGCTCGCCGCCGGACAGCTGGTCCGGCAGGCGGTGCATCTTGGCGCCCAGGCCGACCCGGGTCAGTACTTCCCGGGCCATGGCCTCCTGGTGGCCCTTGACGCCGGCGCTCACCGCCATGGGCAACTGCACGTTCTCCAGCACCGTCAGATAAGGGATGAGCTGGAAGGACTGGAAGACGAACCCCAGGTATTCGCTGCGGAAATCCGCCCGCTGCTCACTGGTCAGGCGGTAAATATCAAGGCCATCCACCAGCAGCTGGCCCCGGGTGGGACGGTTGAGGCCGCCCAGGATGGCCAGCAGGGTGCTCTTGCCCGAGCCGGATTGGCCCATGATGGTGACGA
The sequence above is a segment of the Thermodesulfobacteriota bacterium genome. Coding sequences within it:
- a CDS encoding ABC transporter ATP-binding protein encodes the protein MEVPVEHLIECHGIGKDYGTGDHLVSAIRFMDFAIDDGEFVTIMGQSGSGKSTLLAILGGLNRPTRGQLLVDGLDIYRLTSEQRADFRSEYLGFVFQSFQLIPYLTVLENVQLPMAVSAGVKGHQEAMAREVLTRVGLGAKMHRLPDQLSGGEQERVAIARAIVNRPPILLADEPTGNLDSRTAGEIMALLQGLNQEGQTVIMVTHNPDACRYAGRTILVQDGACLS